In the Deltaproteobacteria bacterium genome, GGCGATCGTCGATCTGCGCCACGATCGCCATACTGAAGCTGCCGTCGGCGTTGGCGATCACCACGACGGTGTCGCCCGTGCGTTGGTTGGTGATCGCAATCTGCGCGTTGGGTGGCGCTCCGCCGGCACTGCCGGTGACCGGCACTTGACCACTGGTGGCGGGCCAGGCCGTGACCTGCCCAGGATCGAGGATGCCGGGCGCCGCGGTCGGCGTCGGCACCATCGTGCGCGTCAGCGTGGGCGTCGGCGTCTGCGTGGCGGTCGCGGTGAGGGTGCGGGTGAGCGTCGCGGTCGGCGTGCGAGTGAGCGTCGGTGTGCGGGTCGGACCGCAGCCCTCCAGGCCGCTCTGGTAGTGCGCGGCGATGGCCTGGTCCGACAACGCGCTCGGGTAGTAGCCGCCTCGTCGGCGGCGAACTGTGCGCTGCTCGTCGGTCGCGACCCGACGTTGCCGTCGCTGCAGCCGAAGAGCTGCGCGTTGCCGGCGCCGCCTTCAGGTACGCCGGTGGTGGCATCGCTGGCGCCCGGCTGGCCGTCGACGAAAATCGCCAGCCCAATCCCACCGGGCGCGCCGTCGTAGCGACACACCAAGTGATGCCACGCGCCGTCGTTCGCATTCGGGAAGGTGGCGTGGTGGTTGCTGCCGGCGAGGTTCACGTAGCAGCTCGCGTCACCCGCGTTCGGATAGTTGGCGAGCAGCAGGAACTGGTGACCAAACGGCTGCCAGCGGTTGAACAGCGGCCGCTGGCTATCGGGCGCCGTCCATTGATACCACCCTTCCCACGTCATGCGGGAGTTGGCGCCCACGTTGGCGAAGCCGCCAGTGCTTGCGATAGTGACGTAGCCGCCGCTCGAGCGCACCGTCGTGTCGCTGTCCGCGCCGAGCGCGCCCGTCAATCCAAAGGTGAGACTCGTGGTGCTGTTGTAGACGCCGTTCTGGTGGTTCGCTGCGTCAATCGCGACGGTCCCGCTGCTCTCGCCGAGGCGATAGTACAGCGTGGCCCCGTCGGCGAGGATGCGATCGCGATACGCGCACAGCGGCGGTGTTGCAGTTGGCGTCGGCGTAGCGGTGGGCGAGGCGGTCGGAATCGGCAGCGGCGTGAACGTGCGCGTTGGCGTATCGGTGACCGTCGCCGTGCTGGTCGGGGTGATCGTCGGCGTGTCGGTTGCAGTCGGCACACTCGTCGGGCTTGGGGTCTCGGTGGCGCTAGCGGTGGGACTTGCACTAGCCGTATCGGTTGCGATGGGCGTCGGCGTGTGAGTGTGCGTCGGCGTGCCCGTGTCGGTCGCAGTCGCCGTGACGGTGTGAGTCGAAGTCTCGGTGAGCGTCGGCGTCTCGGTGTGCGTAGGTGTGTCGGTCACGGTCGGCGTCGGCGTGTGCGTCAACGTCGGCGTCTCGGTCGCGGTGTCAGTTAGGGTAGCCGTTGCTGTGCTGGTCGACGTCGGAGTTTCCGTCGGTGTGTCGCTGGGAGTCGCGGTGCCAGTCTCGGTCGGAGTCGACGTTGGTGTCGCGCTCGGCGTCTCGGTGTGCGTCGGCGTATGCGTCAACGTCGGCGTGTCGGTCGCGGTCTCCGATGGCGTGGTTGTGGGCGTGTCAGTCGCGGTTGGCGTCGATGTGGGCGTCGCGCTCGCTGTGTCTGTCGGTGACGGCGTGGCGCTGGCGGTCGGCGTTGCTGTCGCCGTGGGCGTGTCGCTCGGGCTTGCGGTCAGCGTCGACGACGGCGTTACGGTGAGCGTCTGAGTGAGCGTGACCGTCGCTGTGGGTGTGTTGCTCGGGCTCGCGGTTACCGTCGATGAACGCGTTGCGGTTAGCGTGCTGGTCGCCGTTTGCGTAACCGTTTGGGTCGGTGTGTGCGTCAGCGTTGCGGTCGCTACTGTGGTGGACGTGAGCGTGGCGATTGCGGTTGGAGTTGCCCCGACCGGCAGCGTGCCGGCCGCGAGGCCGATCTTGGCGGAGCCCTCGGAGCCGTTGGTGTTCTGAATGCGCACGCCGAACACCCACCCTTGATTTGCCGCTCCGGTGAGTTGGGTGACGCTGAGCCCTGGTGCACTCAAACGGTAGTGCGCCGCCAGTACGGCGCCTTGCGCACATCCGTTTTCGCCGAAGCGCACGCCCCAGTCCCAATTTCGCACCGGCGTCATGACGTTGCCCGCGCCGACCTTCCACACCTGATTGGCGGCGAACTGCCACTGCGTGACATTGCCCGAAATATCGGTGAGCGACATCTGCGCGACCAGGCTTTGCGTGAGGACATTGCCAAACATCCCGAGCAGGTCGCCGGTGCCAGCCGCAATCGAGACAGTGATGTCGACCGTGTTGGCGGCGCTGTCGGTGAGCGTCAGGCTGACCGGCACACTGTCGCCGGCAATCGGCGTACTGAATTGATAGGTGACCGCACCGGCCGACCCCGCGGTAGCGAGCACGGCCACTAGACCGAGCAACGCCGCTCTCCCGGTCCGACCCATCCCGTTCATTGGCCGACCACCCGCTTTCCGAATCCGTTGAATCCGTTCAATCCGTTGTGAACGTTCTGTCGCCACGCTCACAACTCCACGTCGGCGGCGTCGCAGCGAGCGTCGGTGCGCGGCCCGTAGATGCCGGTGGTGGCGTCGACATCTTGGTATCCGATGGTGACCCCGGTTGCGCAGACCGTGCGCGATTCGCCGAGCGCGAGCGAACCTTCGAACAGTACCGTGCCGCAGGCGCCGGCAGCATCAGGTTCGCACACCCGTACGACCGGGGTTGGCGTCTCGGGATCGATGCGGATGATCCGGCAGCAGCCGGCCTCCACCGCGCGCGCCGCAAACAGCAAACTGAACCCTACGAAAAAGTGCGAAAGCAACCTTGCGCGAAGCCCCGTACGTTCCACGTTCCCCTCCTGAATAAACAGCGGCGGGACGTGTAAAGGACTATCAGGACTCTGCCAAGTCGAGCGACGCACATTATTTCACTCGCAGCTACCTACTAAACGCACGCGTTGATTCATGTGATCGCCAGCGCCTGAGTTCAAGTACGGATGCGGCTGTGTGTGCAGCCACGTAGCCGTGTCGACACCGACCGTCACAGCACACTACACAGCATCGACGCGCGAGACGCCGGAGCGTAGAGTAAGGTTGCCTCAAAAGGACGACGGACAAATTCAAAGACTATCGCCTGTGGACGTTGCTTCTGAGCTCACGAAGAAGTGTTCTGTGAGTACAGCGACAACGCGTACCCCGCAACTGCGGGTTTTCAAGATATCGCGGTCATCTTGGCCGTGGGCACAACCTGGAAGCCTGTACTGCGTCACTAGCGCCGAAACCTTGTATCCGGTCGGTACGCTTTCGCGGGTGGTGTACGTGCCCCTCAAGGGGCAGCCGAGACGGCGACATCGCAAGGAGAGCGAGCCGCAATTGCGCTGACCTGTGGCGCAGGCGTCCCGCCTGCAGCAGCGGCGCTGGAGGTTCGTGGGGCAGGACCTCGAAGGGCGGCCGAAACGTTTTCCAGCAGCTGGCCAAACACGCTAGAGGTTACGAGAGACCTCACGCATGTCGGACCACAGTGGAACGCTCGCCCCGCGCGGCGTGGAACACGTCGAGGCCACACTCCCGCTCTCACTGCTGTGCGCGGTGTTCGTGCTCTCGGGTTTTGCCGCGCTGACCTATCAGGTCGTGTGGCAACGGAGTTTGTGCGCCATCTACGGTGTCGACATTCAATCCACCACGATCGTCGTCACCGCCTTCATGCTCGGGCTCGGGCTAGGTAGCTTGGCCGGCGGCGCGCTGTCGACAAGTCCGCGGCGACAGCCGGTGGTGTGGTTCGGGATGATCGAGATCGCAATCGGAATCTTTGGGCTCTGCTCACTGCCGCTGTTTCGCTGGATCGGAGGTTTCACCGCAGGCGCGTCGCGACCCGCAACCTTCGCCGCCAGCTTCCTGCTGCTACTCATCCCGACCGCTCTCATGGGCGCGACGCTGCCGTTGCTGACCACACACGCGGTGCGTCGCCTGCGCAATGTCGGGCGCTCGGTGGGCATGCTCTACTTCGTTAACACGCTGGGCTCAGCGATGGCGTCGTTCGTTACAGCCGTCTATCTCCTTGGACAGTTCGGTCAGAGTGGGACAGTAGTCATCGCCGCAGCGACCAACGCGCTCGTCGGCGGCAGCGTGCTGCTCGCGTATCTCGTCGCGCGGAGGGCGTCGTGAGCTTCGCGCTAGCGTTGGCCACCGCCGCACTCAGCGGCTACGTCGCGCTGTCGTGGGAGATTCTGTGGTTTCGCGTCTACGGCTTCGTCACCGGCGGCAGCGCGCCCAGCTTCGGCGTCGTGCTCGCCTTCTATCTGCTCGGCCTCGCCGTCGGATCGTTAGCCGTCAGCGTCTACTGCACCGAGCGAACCGGGCGCACCGATTCAGCGCAACTGCGCGTGCCGGCGTTGCTGATACTGTTCGCCAACGCACTGGGGTTTTTGCTCGTGCCGTTCATCGCATGGACGGTTCAACGCGGGCCCTTCGTCTGGACGCTTCCCGCAGTGGCCATCGTTGCCGGATTGCTCGGCACCGTGCTGCCGCTCGTCAGTCACTTTGGGATCCGGCCGACCGATCGCGTCGGACAGCGGCTGTCCTACATCTACCTCGCCAACATTGTCGGCTCGGCCAGCGGCTCGCTGCTCACCGGCTTCGTTCTACTCGATCGTTTGTCGCTCGCGCACGCGTCGCTGATGATCGCGCTCGTCGGCGTCGGCTCGGCTGGGTTGCTGTTGCTTGCGGCGCGTCTCAACGTGCGCTCGGCGGTACGGTGGAGTCTGGCGATCGCAGGTGTCGGTGTGACGCTGGTTGGCGCGGCGCCGGCGCTGTTCGACCAGCTCTATGAGAAACTCTTGTTCAAGACGCGCTACGCTCCCAATGCCCATCTCGCGCAGGTGGCGGAGAATCGCAGCGGGGTCATCACCGTGGCGGAGAACGGCACCGTCTTCGGCGGCGGTGTGTACGATGGCGGGTTCAACACGGATCTGGTGACGCACGATCGCAACCTGATCATTCGGGCGTACGCATTGGCCGCCCTGCACTCGGCCCCGCGCGAGGTGCTGATGATCGGCCTCGGCACTGGATCGTGGGCGCAAGTCGTCGCCAACAATCCGCGCGTCGAGCGGCTCACCGTCGTCGAGATCAACCCCGGGTACGTCAACTTGATCCGTGATCATGCGGAGGTAAGCAGCCTGCTGGCGAACCCGAAGGTCGACATCGTCATCGACGACGGCCGGCGCTGGCTGATGGCGCATCCGGAGCGGCACTTCGATGCGGTGGTGTTCAACATGACCTACCACTGGCGCGCGCATGCGACCGAGCTGCTCTCAGTGGAGTTCCTGCAACTGGTGCGCACGCACCTCAAGGCGGGTGGCCTCTTCTACTACAACACGACCGGCTCGCCGCAGGTGCAGAAGACAGCCTGCGCGACGTTTCCGAATGGCTTCCGCATCGTCAACTTCATGGCCGTCAGCGATGCGCCTCTGCAGATCGATCGCGAACGTTGGCAGGCCGCGCTGACGGAGTACGCGATCGACGGCATGCCGGTGTTCGACCTCACCCGCGCGGCGGATGCCGAGCGCATGCAGCAGGTGCTTCAGCTCGAAGATCCCGATCGCAGCGATGACAGCTGGTTCGAGAGCTGCGCGGATATCCTCGCCCGCACACAAGCGCTGCCACTGGTCACCGATGACAACATGGTCGTCGAGTACACCCGCGAGTGGTGGCAAGTGCCATAAGAGACAGGGCAGTAGGAAGATCTCACAGCGCGGCGCGCAGGCGCGCCATCACGTCGGGGCGCGCCCGCACTCGCAGCCGCGTGCCGTCCTGATCGTAAGCCTCGGCAAGCACGCGGCAGCTCGCGTGGATGTCGCTCACCACGCGCTGCCGCGCGTAGGGAACCAGGATTTCGTCTTCGACCATCTCGCGTTCGAAGAACTCGACAATGCGCTCGCGCAGCCCGGCGACATCGGCGGGCGACTTCGCTGACAGCAGCAGCGCCTGCGGATACGCCTGCGCCAACGCGGCGCGCCGCTCTTCCTCCAGCTTGTCGATCTTGTTGAGCACCAGCAGACGCGGCGCATCGGCGGCCTCGATCTCGGCCAACACTTGTGCGGTCACTTCGATCTGAGCCGGGAAAGCCGGGTCGGCGGCGTCGACCACCTGGATCAGTAGCGCCGCCTCGCGCGCCTCGTCCAGCGTCGACCGGAACGACGCGACCAGGTCGTGCGGCAGCTTCTTGATGAACCCGACCGTGTCGCTGACCAAGATGCGCGGCTTGGTCTCCGGCTGCAGCGCGCGCACGGTGGTGTCGAGGGTCGCGAACAGTTGATCAGCGACGAGCAGATCGCTCCTGGTGAGCGCACGCATCAAGGACGACTTGCCGGCGTTGGTGTAGCCGACGATAGCGACCGTCGGTTGCGCCGCGCGGCGGCGGCGACGCGTGGCCGCGTCTTTCTCGATGGCGGCGAGTTCGCGGCGCAGCTCGGCGATGCGATCACGCACCTTGCGGCGGTCGAGTTCGAGATGCGACTCACCCGCGCCCTTGGCGCCGATGCCGCCGCCCTGCCGGTCCTTGCCGCCGCCACTCTCGCGCAGCCGCGGTGCCATGTAAGCCAAGCGCGCGATCTCCACCTGCAACACCGCCTCGCGGCTGCGGGCGTGGCGCTGGAAGATGGCGAGAATCACGGCCGTGCGATCGAGCACCTCGGCGCCTGTGGCGCGTTCGAGATTGCGCGCTTGCGACGGCGCGATGTCGTGGTCGATGAGCACGACACTCGCGAGCTGCTCAGCCGACGGTGCGTCGTTCGCTTCGTCTACTTCATCCGCGTCATCGACGTCCGCGGACTCGGGCTCAGCGGTGCGCGCGCGATGCGCAGGAACGCCTGAGGGCACGACACCGCTGCCGCCGGTGAGGCGCGCCAGCTCCTTGAGCTTCCCTTCGCCAACGACAGCCGCCGTGGCTAGCGACGAGCGCTTCTGAGTGACGCGAGCGATCACCGCGAGCCCGAGCGTCTTTGCCAGGCGCCCCAGTTCGGCCAGCGAGGAAGCGTGCTCGGCGTCGCTCACCCCGGGCAACTGCACTGCGACGAGGACGGCACGCTGTGGTGCGTTCTGCGGCATGCACGAGAGCATGGACGCGCTCGCCGCGAGTTGCAACCGCGGCGGGGGCGGTGGCGCCGACGATCGTGTACCGCAGCAACGGCCGCGACGATCGCGGGATCTCTCGATGGAGATCGAGGCGGCGCGCGCTGTCAATCATCCGCACCTCGAGTTCTCATTTTGGTGCGCTCCCGCTTCGGCGTTCGAGTTGGTTGCGGCGTCCGCGTCACGCGCGGTTGGCGCGTCGGTGTCGCGGTCAGTGATGGCGTGTTGGTTGGCGCGGTCGTCGCGGTCTCGGTTGGAGCCAACGTTGGGGTATCAGTCGGCACCGGCGTGCTGGTTGCGGTAGCGGTCGGCATCGGTGTGTTCGTCGGCGTCTCGGTCGGCAGCGGCGTGTTCGTCGCGGTGTCGGTTGGCATCGGCGTATTGGTTGGCGTGTCGGTCGGTACTTCAACCGGCGTGTCGGTTGGCGTCGGGTCAGCGACGGGCGCGAGATTGATCGCGGCCATTTGGGCGCCGATGTAGTTGCCGAGGTCCGCCGCATCCGGGGTCACGTCGCTGACCGGTCGCGCTTCGTGAGTTTCGGCGTCGTACACGCCGATGTACTGGTAGATCTCGTAACGGCGAGTGACCGACTCGTTGCCGTCACCGATCTGCGCCTGGTTCTCCAACTGGGCGACCTTCCCCGTGCTCGATTGCAAGAGCGACCACTCCACTTCGGTCTCGCTCTGATCTTGCGGCACAGCGGGATCGTCGGTGACCAGATGATTGAGCTCGGCGGCGTTCGGCGATTCAGTTTTGAAGACTTTGACCCACAGCGCATCGCCGAATTCGCGTCCTGGCGCCGGCGGATCGGGTTGGATGACCGCGACCACCACCGGATTTACTTGATCCACCGCCCCGGGAGGGGGAGGCAGCACGTTCCAGATCGGCGCCGGAATGCTCACCTTGGTACCCGAGGGTTGCAGCGCGCCCGGGGTGGACGGATCGGCGATCAACCAGCGATAGATCGTAGCGGTGGGATTCAAGTTGAGTTGCAACCCGAAGTGCTCGCAGCCGCTGGTCAGGTAGTCCGCCGACCCGCCATTCCAGCACGCGTGACCATCCGTTGGCGCGATCACACTCGGCGCCATCGGGGTGGTCTGGGTGAACGTCTGCGTAGCCGGATCGTACGCGCTCTCGTAACGCACGTAGACGCCGCCGGCAAAATCCACCAGCTTGGGATTGCCATAGCGTTCGTAGGGGTCGCCGAACGTGTACGCGACGTCCGGACTCGACACCCCATCAAGTTCGATCTCGAAGCCGTGGCACTCGCCGCCCGTATCATTGAAGACGTCGAAGTTGCTCAACGTTCCAAACGTAATCTGCGCGGATGCGGGACGGATTGAGTGTAACGATCCGAACGGGGCGAAGAGCACACCGAGCAATACCCAGGTCAGCCTCCAAGGTCGCGTGCTGCACCGAACGTCCATCGTGTCTCCTCCGTTGGTTGTCTGCATGGTCTCTTCCCTCCTTGGTCGCGATGCTGGCGTATCCGCCTTTGGCTCAACCGAGGACGCGCATCATGAGCGCGCAGTCTCGCAACCGTCATGCCGCAGTCTGCGGCGCGCAAATCGAAGCAGTGCGCGCGCCGCGCAGCGGATTCCCATGGCATCAACTCGGTGATTTGGCTGCAGCAACCTGCAGCCGCACCGCAAGTCTTTGCAGGGCACGCAGACTGTGCACGCCCCATGTAGGCTTCGCGGAAAAGATCCAAGCCGCGCCAGGGCGCCCACACCTCTCGAGGGCGGAGGGTCCTCCACCCTTCCGCTACGCGTGTAATTTCACTCTTGCTCTGGTAACGACGGTTGCACTATGGTGCGCGCCGTATCGAAAGAACGGGGGAGGTAGTGATGCTTGCCCAGTCCGGAGAACTTCGTCGCACCGGCTTCGCCGCCACCGAACGGCGAGATAAGTGGTGGGCTGCGCCGCTCGGGCAAGGTCTGATGCTCGGGGTGCTGATCACCTACGCCAATTGGGCCGCCTACCAGGGGAGCAACTACCAGATCGGCGGCTACCTCTCGCCGCTGTATTCGCCGCTGATCACCGCTCCGTGGTTCCCGTTTCCACCTTCCTTCATCATTCTGATTCCACCCGTCCTCTTCCGCGCCACTTGCTACTACTACCGCAAGGCGTACTACCGCTCCTACTTGCTCGATCCGCCCGCGTGCGCCGTCTCCGAGTTCCGCGGCGCCGGCTATCGCGGCGAGACCGCTTTCCCGCTGATCCTCCAGAATCTCCACCGCTACCTCTTCTACCTCACCGCCTTTTACTTGATCTTCCTGTGGCACGATGTCGTCAACGCCACGATCTTCGACGGCGCCTTTGGCATCGGTGTCGGCACCGTGGTCATTCTCGCCAATACCACCGCGCTCACGCTGTATAGTTTTTCGTGTCACTCGTTGCGTCACCTCGTCGGGGGCAATCTCGATTGTTTTTCGTCGTGCGCCCTCAATCGCGCGCGGCACCAGGGCTGGAGAGTCGCGAGCCTGCTCAACGAACGGCACATGGTGTTCGCCTGGGCCAGCTTCGTCACGGTCTGCGGCTCGGACCTTTACATCCGCTTGGTGGCGTCGGGCGTGATCAAGGATCTGCGCCTGCTGTAACCAATTGACGGGCGAGTCACCAGATCGCTACCGTCTCAACGACAAGGACTACATGGATCGCTTTGAAACTCATTCGTACGACATCCTGGTCGTCGGCGCCGGCGGTGCCGGGTTGCGCGCCGCCATCGAGGCCGCGACTCAAGGCGCATCGGTGGGACTCCTCTGCAAATCGCTGCTGGGCAAGGCGCACACAGTGATGGCCGAAGGCGGGGTGGCAGCCGCGCTCGCCAACACCGATGCGCGCGACAGCTGGCAGGTCCACTTTCGCGACACCATGCGCGGCGGCAAGCTGCTCAACAATTGGCGCATGGCGCAGTTGCTCGCGCAGGAAGCGCCGGCGCGAGTGAACGAACTCGAGGCCTGGGGCGCGCTGTTTGATCGGACATCGGACGGACGCATCCTGCAACGCAACTTCGGCGGTCATCAGTATCCCCGTTTGGCCCACGTCGGCGACCGCACCGGCCTCGAGATGATCCGCACCTTGCAGGACAAGACCGTCCAGCAGCGCAGCCTCGATGTCTACATGG is a window encoding:
- a CDS encoding fused MFS/spermidine synthase; the protein is MSDHSGTLAPRGVEHVEATLPLSLLCAVFVLSGFAALTYQVVWQRSLCAIYGVDIQSTTIVVTAFMLGLGLGSLAGGALSTSPRRQPVVWFGMIEIAIGIFGLCSLPLFRWIGGFTAGASRPATFAASFLLLLIPTALMGATLPLLTTHAVRRLRNVGRSVGMLYFVNTLGSAMASFVTAVYLLGQFGQSGTVVIAAATNALVGGSVLLAYLVARRAS
- a CDS encoding fused MFS/spermidine synthase, whose translation is MSFALALATAALSGYVALSWEILWFRVYGFVTGGSAPSFGVVLAFYLLGLAVGSLAVSVYCTERTGRTDSAQLRVPALLILFANALGFLLVPFIAWTVQRGPFVWTLPAVAIVAGLLGTVLPLVSHFGIRPTDRVGQRLSYIYLANIVGSASGSLLTGFVLLDRLSLAHASLMIALVGVGSAGLLLLAARLNVRSAVRWSLAIAGVGVTLVGAAPALFDQLYEKLLFKTRYAPNAHLAQVAENRSGVITVAENGTVFGGGVYDGGFNTDLVTHDRNLIIRAYALAALHSAPREVLMIGLGTGSWAQVVANNPRVERLTVVEINPGYVNLIRDHAEVSSLLANPKVDIVIDDGRRWLMAHPERHFDAVVFNMTYHWRAHATELLSVEFLQLVRTHLKAGGLFYYNTTGSPQVQKTACATFPNGFRIVNFMAVSDAPLQIDRERWQAALTEYAIDGMPVFDLTRAADAERMQQVLQLEDPDRSDDSWFESCADILARTQALPLVTDDNMVVEYTREWWQVP
- the hflX gene encoding GTPase HflX, whose product is MPQNAPQRAVLVAVQLPGVSDAEHASSLAELGRLAKTLGLAVIARVTQKRSSLATAAVVGEGKLKELARLTGGSGVVPSGVPAHRARTAEPESADVDDADEVDEANDAPSAEQLASVVLIDHDIAPSQARNLERATGAEVLDRTAVILAIFQRHARSREAVLQVEIARLAYMAPRLRESGGGKDRQGGGIGAKGAGESHLELDRRKVRDRIAELRRELAAIEKDAATRRRRRAAQPTVAIVGYTNAGKSSLMRALTRSDLLVADQLFATLDTTVRALQPETKPRILVSDTVGFIKKLPHDLVASFRSTLDEAREAALLIQVVDAADPAFPAQIEVTAQVLAEIEAADAPRLLVLNKIDKLEEERRAALAQAYPQALLLSAKSPADVAGLRERIVEFFEREMVEDEILVPYARQRVVSDIHASCRVLAEAYDQDGTRLRVRARPDVMARLRAAL
- a CDS encoding PEP-CTERM sorting domain-containing protein, whose translation is MDVRCSTRPWRLTWVLLGVLFAPFGSLHSIRPASAQITFGTLSNFDVFNDTGGECHGFEIELDGVSSPDVAYTFGDPYERYGNPKLVDFAGGVYVRYESAYDPATQTFTQTTPMAPSVIAPTDGHACWNGGSADYLTSGCEHFGLQLNLNPTATIYRWLIADPSTPGALQPSGTKVSIPAPIWNVLPPPPGAVDQVNPVVVAVIQPDPPAPGREFGDALWVKVFKTESPNAAELNHLVTDDPAVPQDQSETEVEWSLLQSSTGKVAQLENQAQIGDGNESVTRRYEIYQYIGVYDAETHEARPVSDVTPDAADLGNYIGAQMAAINLAPVADPTPTDTPVEVPTDTPTNTPMPTDTATNTPLPTETPTNTPMPTATATSTPVPTDTPTLAPTETATTAPTNTPSLTATPTRQPRVTRTPQPTRTPKRERTKMRTRGADD
- a CDS encoding succinate dehydrogenase, whose product is MLAQSGELRRTGFAATERRDKWWAAPLGQGLMLGVLITYANWAAYQGSNYQIGGYLSPLYSPLITAPWFPFPPSFIILIPPVLFRATCYYYRKAYYRSYLLDPPACAVSEFRGAGYRGETAFPLILQNLHRYLFYLTAFYLIFLWHDVVNATIFDGAFGIGVGTVVILANTTALTLYSFSCHSLRHLVGGNLDCFSSCALNRARHQGWRVASLLNERHMVFAWASFVTVCGSDLYIRLVASGVIKDLRLL